A window of Roseobacter fucihabitans genomic DNA:
ATTTCGGACCAGCCTTTCACATGTTAGAGTTGTGTTAGTTCGAAATTAACCTATAAAAGGCGAGTCTGATATGAGAAGTGACTGGATACTGGACGTTCTGACGGACCTGAAAACTTTTGCAACTGCGAATGACTTGCCGGTACTTGCCGAGCAGTTGGACGACACAGCAATTGTTGCTCTCGCCGAGATCGCCGCCCTTCACGATAGAACGCAGGGCAACACAAATGGTGACGACCAATCGAGCAGAAGCGATTTTGGAGGAATTGGATCAAGCGGACACGCTTGACAAACTCTACCGCGTCACGTTCCGCATGCGAGACGTTTATGACGTCAAGCATGTGGTCTATTATTGGGTCAATAGCGTTGGTGAAAACTATGGAGCTGGGACGTATAGCCCCGAATGGGCCGAACGCTACGTAGAGAAGGACTACAACAAGATCGATCCGGTTGTTCTGGGCTGTTTTCAGCGATTTGACCCAGTAAACTGGAAAGACCTTGATTGGTCCTCCAAGGCCGTAAAGGGCTTCCTGAAAGACGCGATGGATCACGGTGTGGGCGCGCAGGGGCTCGCAATTCCGATCAGAGGACCAAGTGGACAATACGCGGTTCTGAGCATCAATGACGCAAGAGAAGACGATGATTGGGATGTTTTCATTCGCGAATACAAACGCGATTTCATGATCATTGCTTATGAGTTCAACAAGAAAGGCCTGGAATTCGAAGAGCGCGGCGCCGACCAGATGTTGGGCAAACTGTCACCGCGCGAATTGAGTGCACTGACATATCTTGCGCGGGGTCTCAGCCGGGTTCAGGCCGCGCATCACATGAAGATTTCAGAGCATACATTGCGCGTCTATATCGAATCCGCGCGCCATAAGCTTGGCGCTTTGAACACCACCCACGCGGTGGCGCGCGCCATCAACAGCGGTCTGATCGTCGCCTGAAACCTTAACAAGACGTAGCTGTGCTTGCACGGTCCCCTAAGATTCGGGAAAGCCAACCGCACGCCCAAAAAAGCCAGCGTTAATAAAAATACCCCAGATTGTGTCAAACACAACGCTGGAGACGCAACATGCTGCATTACATCTACGGAACCGATCTCGCCAATTTTCCGAAACTGCGCGACACAATGTTCCGCGACCGCGCTGCCCAATTCGCCAACCGCCTGGGATGGGATGCGGTCACAGTAGATGAAAACGGTCATGAGATGGATGGCTATGACGCGCTGAACCCGCTTTATATCATCTGGGAAATGCCCGACGGCACGCACGGCGGCTCTATGCGGATGATGCCGACGGTGGGTGAAACCATGGTCAACGATCATTTTGGCCATCTGACCGGGGGCGTAAAAATCCAAAGCCCGTTGATCTGGGAATGCACGCGCTTTTGTATCTCGCCGCGCGCAGATCGCAAGGCTACGGCGGCCCTCGTTGTCGCAGCGGGCGAGTTGATGGATGAATTCGCGCTGGAGCATTTCGTCGGCGTGTTTTTTGAAAAAATGAACCGCGTTTTCAGCCTCAGCTACATTGATGCCGATGTGTTGGGTGTCGATCCGCAAATGGATGCTGCGGGGGATCGTATTGCCGTGGGGACATGGGAAATCACGCCTAAAACGATCGAGCGCAATCTGGCACGGGTTGGTATCACCCGTGAGATGTCAAAAGACTGGTTCCGTGCCTCTTTCAACCGGAATTATGTGCCCACACCGGCCCCGGTCGAATTCAAGATGTGCGCCTGAGCACGGCGATCCGTACCCGCGCGCCAAAGCGGGGCGGGGGGTGACGGCAATTGATCTGGTTCCCGGTGCGATCCCCTTGTAGGGTCGCGCCATGACCAGCTCTGCTCTCATATTTTCTGATGATCAGGCCGCCGCCTTTGATCGCGTCGCCGATGTCCTGCGCAGCGCAGGGGTTGATCTGAATGATCAGCTTTTAACGCCGCCAAAAGGTGCCGCCACATCGGTGATGGCGGTCACGGGCAAGGCGGGGTCGGGCAAAACCCTATTGCTCGCGGAGCTTTACAAAGCGCTGCAAAGTGCCGGTGTCGAAGTCGTTTCAGGCGATTACGAATCGCGCAAGCGCCGGGACAAACGTTCGCTTGCTATTCTCGCGCCCACCAATAAGGCCGCCAGTGTTCTGCGCCTGCGCGGGGTCCCGGCCACGACGATTCACCGTATTCTCTATACGCCGGTTTATGACCCCCAATATGAGCAATTGGCGGAATGGCTGGCCACAGGTGGCGATGATCGCCCCGAGATTGAGGGGCTGAGCGACATCGCGTTGGATCGCGCCGTGGCGTTTTATGCGAGCAACAA
This region includes:
- a CDS encoding autoinducer binding domain-containing protein — protein: MVTTNRAEAILEELDQADTLDKLYRVTFRMRDVYDVKHVVYYWVNSVGENYGAGTYSPEWAERYVEKDYNKIDPVVLGCFQRFDPVNWKDLDWSSKAVKGFLKDAMDHGVGAQGLAIPIRGPSGQYAVLSINDAREDDDWDVFIREYKRDFMIIAYEFNKKGLEFEERGADQMLGKLSPRELSALTYLARGLSRVQAAHHMKISEHTLRVYIESARHKLGALNTTHAVARAINSGLIVA
- a CDS encoding acyl-homoserine-lactone synthase translates to MLHYIYGTDLANFPKLRDTMFRDRAAQFANRLGWDAVTVDENGHEMDGYDALNPLYIIWEMPDGTHGGSMRMMPTVGETMVNDHFGHLTGGVKIQSPLIWECTRFCISPRADRKATAALVVAAGELMDEFALEHFVGVFFEKMNRVFSLSYIDADVLGVDPQMDAAGDRIAVGTWEITPKTIERNLARVGITREMSKDWFRASFNRNYVPTPAPVEFKMCA